In a single window of the Halolamina litorea genome:
- a CDS encoding alkaline phosphatase family protein, whose translation MTTLTIGLDGANWDLIGDWLDEGRLPNLQRLIDDGIGGVSESCLPPITVPNWKCYATGKNPGKLDVFRFDRIDTAGREHVFHDATDFRSAELWDYLNDEGLTAGVINKPSTYPPKEIDGFVVAGGPDASETTYRSLDHGFATPADVETFLREELDYRVHPNPMISPTEKGDAEVEAVLDLIDTRFEAADRLLEREDPDFLHLTVFYSMALQHYFWDDEPVRRAWERIDENLGRFLDAGHDILIMSDHGTWHVDTVFYINSWLEQEGYLATERGVDELLGRVGFTKERALSAAKTLGMTETLAKVVPERVQRLVPWEEGVKRDRVLSVLDWDRTTAVASNQGPIYLAIDPSDPAYEPTRDELIRKLEALTHPETGQRIVKAVYRGEEFYEGPYAENAPDLLLDQGENVHVSDAVGPDEPIAAEGVWAGGNMPEGIFLFSGPRFRSDGLTERASITDLTPTLLHAMGAAVPTDVDGEVLDVFAPGSEPAERGVETRLPISGDRESAAGDSDAVEQRLADLGYLE comes from the coding sequence ATGACGACGCTCACCATCGGACTCGACGGGGCGAACTGGGACCTGATCGGCGACTGGCTCGATGAGGGCCGGCTGCCGAACCTGCAACGACTGATCGACGACGGCATCGGCGGCGTCTCTGAGAGTTGTCTGCCACCGATCACCGTCCCCAACTGGAAGTGCTACGCGACGGGGAAGAACCCGGGCAAGCTCGACGTGTTCCGCTTCGACCGCATCGACACGGCCGGCCGCGAACACGTCTTCCACGACGCGACGGACTTCCGCAGCGCCGAGCTCTGGGACTACCTCAACGACGAGGGGCTGACCGCCGGCGTCATCAACAAACCCTCCACCTATCCACCAAAGGAGATCGACGGCTTCGTCGTCGCCGGCGGGCCGGACGCCTCCGAGACGACCTATCGCTCGCTTGACCACGGCTTCGCCACCCCCGCCGACGTGGAGACGTTCCTGCGGGAGGAACTGGACTATCGAGTCCACCCCAACCCCATGATCTCGCCCACCGAGAAGGGCGACGCCGAGGTCGAGGCGGTGCTCGACCTCATCGACACGCGCTTCGAGGCTGCCGACCGGCTGCTGGAGCGTGAGGACCCTGACTTCCTCCATCTGACCGTGTTCTACAGCATGGCCCTCCAGCACTACTTCTGGGACGACGAGCCGGTCCGCCGCGCGTGGGAGCGCATCGACGAGAACCTCGGGCGCTTCCTCGACGCCGGCCACGACATCCTGATCATGTCCGATCACGGGACGTGGCACGTCGACACGGTGTTCTACATCAATTCCTGGCTCGAACAGGAGGGCTACCTCGCCACCGAGCGCGGCGTCGACGAACTGCTCGGGCGGGTGGGGTTCACCAAGGAGCGGGCGCTCTCGGCGGCCAAGACGCTGGGCATGACCGAGACGCTGGCCAAGGTCGTCCCTGAGCGCGTGCAGCGCCTCGTCCCGTGGGAGGAAGGCGTCAAGCGCGACCGCGTGCTCTCGGTGCTCGACTGGGACCGCACCACCGCCGTCGCCAGCAACCAGGGACCGATCTACCTCGCGATCGACCCCTCGGACCCGGCCTACGAGCCCACCCGCGACGAACTCATCCGGAAGCTGGAAGCGCTCACCCACCCCGAGACGGGCCAGCGGATCGTGAAGGCCGTCTACCGCGGTGAGGAGTTCTACGAGGGGCCCTACGCCGAGAACGCGCCGGACCTCCTACTCGATCAGGGCGAAAACGTCCACGTCAGCGACGCCGTCGGCCCCGACGAACCCATCGCCGCAGAGGGTGTCTGGGCCGGCGGCAACATGCCCGAAGGGATCTTCCTGTTCAGCGGCCCGCGCTTCCGCTCCGACGGCCTCACCGAACGGGCGTCGATCACCGACCTCACGCCGACGCTACTGCACGCGATGGGCGCGGCCGTCCCCACCGACGTGGACGGCGAGGTGTTGGACGTGTTCGCCCCCGGCTCCGAACCGGCCGAGCGCGGCGTCGAGACTCGCCTGCCCATCTCGGGCGACCGGGAGTCGGCCGCAGGCGACAGCGACGCCGTCGAGCAACGACTCGCCGACCTCGGCTACTTGGAGTAA
- a CDS encoding polysaccharide deacetylase family protein, producing the protein MSGNPPDAADFPGLEGEERPIPDGHEFVLLLTHDVDRPYKTFQAPYYALRGQGNRLKHLASLLPGREPYWQFETVMALERSLGVRSAFYFLSEQRVWERPPREWLSPRTWQLFAGRYSLSDPAIQHVVETLDDGGWEVGLHGSYDSPDDRGRLRDELAAIEDVLGDDVTGGRQHYLNLEVPETWRHYRDLGLRYDTSLGSSEETGFDHGYGLKRPFDDEFVVFPLTIMENALPDPSERFDDAWGICADLLHEAAENDAVMTVLWHPRTFSATDFPGYGQLYRRLVQTALDLGAWVGSPAEFYEVAALDRPQAQTH; encoded by the coding sequence ATGAGCGGCAACCCCCCGGACGCCGCCGACTTCCCCGGGCTCGAGGGCGAGGAGCGACCGATCCCGGACGGCCACGAGTTCGTCCTCCTGCTCACCCACGACGTGGACCGGCCGTACAAGACGTTTCAGGCGCCCTACTACGCGCTGCGGGGGCAGGGGAACCGCCTCAAGCACCTCGCGTCGCTCCTGCCCGGCCGCGAACCGTACTGGCAGTTCGAGACCGTGATGGCACTCGAACGCTCGCTTGGCGTGCGTTCGGCCTTTTACTTCCTCTCCGAACAGCGCGTCTGGGAACGGCCGCCCCGAGAGTGGCTCAGCCCGCGGACGTGGCAGCTGTTCGCCGGACGCTACTCCCTCTCTGACCCCGCGATCCAGCACGTCGTCGAAACTCTCGACGACGGCGGCTGGGAGGTGGGGCTCCACGGCTCCTACGACTCCCCCGACGACCGCGGGCGGCTCCGGGACGAACTCGCGGCCATCGAGGACGTGCTCGGCGACGACGTGACCGGCGGCCGACAGCACTACCTCAACCTCGAAGTGCCGGAGACGTGGCGCCACTACCGCGATCTCGGCCTGCGCTACGACACCAGCCTCGGCTCCAGCGAGGAGACCGGGTTCGACCACGGCTACGGCCTGAAACGTCCGTTCGACGACGAGTTCGTCGTGTTCCCGCTGACGATCATGGAGAACGCCCTGCCCGACCCGAGCGAGCGCTTCGATGACGCATGGGGGATCTGTGCGGACCTGCTCCACGAGGCCGCCGAGAACGACGCCGTGATGACGGTGCTCTGGCACCCCCGCACGTTCAGCGCGACCGACTTCCCGGGCTACGGGCAACTCTACCGACGGCTCGTCCAGACCGCCCTCGACCTCGGGGCGTGGGTCGGCTCCCCGGCCGAGTTCTACGAGGTCGCGGCGCTCGACCGCCCGCAGGCCCAGACCCACTAA
- a CDS encoding GNAT family N-acetyltransferase codes for MEVRQLTIDEWGDALPSDGFEVFHTPEALQVLDDHAAGELRLYGGFKGDRPVGLLPAMVQERAIGRAVLSPPPGFSIPRLGPLVMPASPKRRKREKVNATFSEAVLEDVGVDDSLTLFRLSCPTSYPDPRPYVWSDLSLDTRFTYHLAVGEDTDALRSSFSKSLRREIRDAEELDVTIERGGTEPVGRIYDRTRDRYAEQDRGFALDRAYVEDLTEALAETDRCRTYVARGPDDEFLSGMVVLYSNDAAYFWLGGNRSVYEGTSVNGLLHWRIIEDIAAGDPRESVDTYDLMGANTERLCRYKSKFGASLVPYYALESGGAGMAAAKTAYRLVSR; via the coding sequence ATGGAGGTCCGACAGCTGACGATCGACGAGTGGGGGGACGCCCTGCCGTCAGACGGGTTCGAGGTGTTCCACACCCCCGAAGCCCTGCAAGTGCTCGATGACCACGCCGCCGGCGAACTCCGGCTCTACGGGGGCTTCAAGGGTGACCGACCGGTCGGCCTGCTCCCGGCGATGGTGCAGGAACGGGCGATCGGTCGCGCCGTGCTCTCGCCGCCGCCGGGGTTCTCGATCCCGCGACTCGGCCCGCTGGTGATGCCCGCCAGCCCGAAACGCCGGAAACGCGAGAAGGTGAACGCGACCTTCTCCGAGGCGGTGCTGGAGGACGTAGGCGTCGACGACTCCCTGACGCTGTTCCGCCTGTCCTGCCCGACGAGCTACCCCGACCCGCGGCCGTACGTGTGGTCCGACCTCTCGCTCGACACGCGGTTCACCTACCACCTCGCCGTCGGCGAGGACACCGACGCCCTGCGCTCTTCGTTCAGCAAGAGTCTGCGGCGGGAGATCCGAGACGCCGAAGAGTTGGACGTGACAATCGAGCGCGGCGGTACCGAGCCTGTCGGCCGCATCTACGACCGCACCCGGGACCGCTACGCCGAACAGGACCGAGGGTTTGCCCTCGACCGCGCGTACGTGGAGGACCTCACCGAGGCGCTGGCCGAAACGGACCGCTGCCGGACCTACGTCGCTCGCGGCCCCGACGACGAGTTCCTCTCGGGGATGGTGGTGCTGTACAGCAACGACGCGGCGTACTTCTGGCTCGGGGGCAACCGCTCGGTCTACGAGGGCACGAGCGTCAACGGCCTGCTCCACTGGCGGATCATCGAGGATATCGCCGCCGGCGACCCCCGGGAGTCGGTCGACACCTACGACCTGATGGGGGCGAACACCGAGCGACTCTGTCGGTACAAGAGCAAGTTCGGCGCCTCGCTCGTCCCCTACTACGCACTGGAGTCCGGCGGGGCCGGCATGGCCGCCGCGAAGACGGCCTACCGGCTGGTGAGTCGATGA
- a CDS encoding DUF354 domain-containing protein, whose product MRLLVDVTHPAHVHLFRNAAETLRDRGHEVRVVARDKDVTLDVLSAYGIDHVCLSQTRSGAAGTLREWLGRGAKLYRYARAYDPDVVLSRLNPASAHVAAALGVPNVVFHDTEVAGLLDRVTLPAAAVVATPEAFDRELPARHVRYRGFHELAYLHPARFEPDPDVLRDHGVDPDSPYSVVRLVAMDAHHDRGRAGFSREHVERLVDGLAEQGPVYVSSESPLPDSLAGREPPIPVDAMHDLLAFADCYVGDSSTMATEAAVLGTPSVRYNPLDREMGNFERLGDVGLVQSYLDPERAVDAAIELAADDDTERRWRRRRRRLLGETVDLTSFTVALVEEVGA is encoded by the coding sequence ATGCGGCTGCTCGTCGACGTGACCCACCCGGCCCACGTCCACCTGTTCCGGAACGCCGCGGAGACGCTTCGGGACCGTGGTCACGAGGTTCGGGTGGTCGCCCGAGACAAGGACGTGACCCTTGACGTGCTGTCGGCCTACGGGATCGACCACGTTTGTCTCTCACAGACCCGCTCCGGCGCCGCCGGCACCCTCAGAGAGTGGCTCGGCCGCGGCGCGAAGCTGTACCGCTACGCCCGCGCGTACGACCCTGACGTGGTGCTCAGCCGTCTCAACCCCGCCTCGGCCCACGTCGCCGCCGCACTCGGCGTGCCTAACGTCGTGTTCCACGACACCGAGGTCGCGGGTCTGCTCGACCGCGTGACGCTGCCGGCCGCGGCCGTCGTCGCCACCCCAGAGGCGTTCGACCGCGAACTCCCGGCCCGGCACGTTCGTTATCGCGGCTTCCACGAACTCGCGTACCTCCACCCCGCGCGCTTCGAGCCAGACCCCGACGTGCTCCGGGACCACGGCGTCGACCCAGACTCGCCGTACTCCGTTGTCCGGCTGGTCGCCATGGACGCCCACCACGACCGCGGGCGGGCGGGCTTCTCGCGGGAGCACGTCGAGCGACTCGTCGATGGCCTCGCCGAACAGGGCCCCGTGTACGTCTCCAGCGAGTCGCCGCTCCCAGACTCACTCGCCGGCCGCGAACCGCCGATCCCCGTCGACGCGATGCACGACCTGCTCGCCTTCGCGGACTGCTACGTCGGCGACTCCTCGACGATGGCGACCGAGGCGGCGGTCCTCGGCACGCCATCTGTCCGGTACAACCCCCTCGACCGCGAGATGGGCAACTTCGAGCGACTGGGCGATGTGGGGCTCGTCCAATCGTACCTCGATCCCGAGCGGGCCGTCGACGCCGCCATCGAACTCGCAGCCGACGACGACACCGAACGACGCTGGCGTCGGCGCCGCCGCCGACTGCTCGGGGAGACCGTCGATCTGACCTCGTTTACTGTCGCGCTGGTCGAGGAGGTGGGCGCATGA
- a CDS encoding HalOD1 output domain-containing protein — MNDDTNETDDEPTVPSVESDEFTLRRDWDRSVGISIAIVEAVAVATDQSAVDLPPLQHSLDQDALEVLLARDRGSQVTISFVYAGTVVTILENDVIEVEVDERSGDDRIRPTGPGDRR; from the coding sequence ATGAACGACGACACGAACGAGACAGACGACGAACCGACGGTCCCGAGCGTGGAGTCCGACGAATTTACCCTCCGCCGCGATTGGGACCGTTCGGTCGGGATCAGCATCGCCATCGTCGAGGCGGTGGCCGTCGCGACCGACCAGTCGGCAGTGGATCTTCCCCCCCTCCAACACAGCCTGGATCAGGACGCTCTCGAGGTCCTGTTGGCCCGTGATCGGGGATCGCAGGTGACTATCAGCTTCGTGTACGCGGGCACCGTCGTCACGATACTGGAGAACGACGTCATCGAAGTGGAGGTCGACGAACGATCCGGCGACGACAGAATCCGGCCTACTGGCCCGGGTGATCGTCGATAA
- a CDS encoding aldehyde dehydrogenase family protein, whose amino-acid sequence MQQRDYENELTYHTHQQNGTEAEFHEAYEAAVDSVRADLGATHPLRIDGEAVETGDSFGVQSPGDFDLEIGEFAAGEAEEVEAAVDAASAAQPDWEAMEPEERTEFFTDAADLLRERKYEFAAALSLENGKNRTEAMADVDEAIDFLDFYSREFERTDGYRFDTGEPTPGQHTRNILRPYGVFGVIAPFNFPVAITMGMTAGALITGNTVVLKPASATPLVAHMYVDLLEDAGIPDGVINLVTGGGSDVGNPLVEHEDVAGVAFTGSRAVGLGIQETFSELGKRGPVIAELGGKNPVIVTDEADLDDAVEGVMKGAFSFSGQKCSATSRVYVDESLIDEFTDRLVAETEELTIGEPTAEDTFVSPLIDDSALEHYLEIAEKAREDGEVLTGGAEVEDDALPEGRYVEPTVVADIPHEHELATEEHFVPFLTVHPISDLEEGIEKSNDSEYGLCAGIFSEDESEVEQWFDEIESGMCYANRSQSATTGALVQAQPFGGWKFSGTTGKFAGGYWYLQQFMREQTQTRVE is encoded by the coding sequence GTGCAACAACGCGACTACGAGAACGAACTGACGTATCACACCCACCAACAGAACGGCACCGAAGCCGAGTTCCACGAGGCCTACGAGGCCGCCGTTGATTCGGTGAGAGCCGACCTCGGCGCCACACACCCGCTCCGCATCGACGGCGAGGCCGTCGAGACAGGCGACAGCTTCGGCGTCCAGTCGCCCGGGGACTTCGACCTCGAGATCGGCGAGTTCGCCGCGGGCGAGGCCGAAGAGGTCGAGGCCGCCGTCGACGCCGCCAGCGCGGCCCAGCCCGATTGGGAGGCGATGGAGCCCGAAGAGCGGACCGAGTTCTTCACCGACGCCGCCGACCTCCTCCGCGAGCGCAAGTACGAGTTCGCCGCCGCGCTCTCGCTGGAGAACGGGAAGAACCGGACCGAGGCGATGGCCGACGTGGACGAAGCCATCGACTTCCTCGACTTCTACAGCCGCGAGTTCGAGCGCACCGACGGCTACCGCTTCGACACCGGCGAGCCGACGCCCGGCCAGCACACGCGGAACATCCTGCGGCCGTACGGCGTCTTCGGCGTCATCGCACCGTTCAACTTCCCCGTCGCCATCACCATGGGGATGACCGCGGGCGCGCTCATCACGGGCAACACCGTTGTCCTCAAGCCCGCGAGCGCGACCCCGCTGGTCGCGCACATGTACGTCGACCTCCTCGAGGACGCCGGCATTCCCGACGGCGTCATCAACCTCGTCACCGGCGGCGGCAGTGACGTCGGGAACCCTCTCGTCGAGCACGAGGACGTGGCCGGCGTCGCATTCACCGGCTCGCGCGCGGTCGGCCTGGGCATCCAGGAGACCTTCTCGGAGCTGGGCAAGCGCGGCCCCGTGATCGCCGAACTCGGTGGGAAGAACCCCGTCATCGTCACCGACGAGGCCGACCTCGACGACGCCGTCGAGGGCGTGATGAAGGGGGCGTTCTCCTTCAGCGGCCAGAAGTGCTCGGCGACCTCCCGGGTCTACGTCGACGAGTCCCTGATCGACGAGTTCACCGACCGCCTCGTCGCGGAAACCGAAGAGCTGACGATCGGTGAGCCGACCGCCGAGGACACGTTCGTCTCGCCGCTGATCGACGACTCGGCGCTCGAACACTACCTCGAAATTGCCGAGAAAGCCCGAGAAGACGGCGAGGTCTTGACCGGCGGCGCCGAGGTCGAGGACGACGCCCTCCCCGAGGGTCGCTACGTCGAGCCGACCGTCGTCGCGGACATCCCGCACGAGCACGAACTCGCGACCGAGGAGCACTTCGTCCCGTTCCTGACGGTCCACCCCATCTCGGACCTCGAGGAGGGGATCGAGAAGTCCAACGACAGCGAGTACGGCCTCTGTGCCGGCATCTTCTCGGAGGACGAGTCCGAGGTCGAGCAGTGGTTCGACGAGATCGAGTCGGGGATGTGCTACGCGAACCGCTCCCAGAGCGCTACGACGGGTGCGCTCGTGCAGGCCCAGCCCTTCGGTGGCTGGAAGTTCTCCGGCACGACCGGGAAGTTCGCCGGCGGCTACTGGTACCTCCAGCAGTTCATGCGCGAACAGACCCAGACCCGCGTCGAGTGA
- a CDS encoding MBL fold metallo-hydrolase yields the protein MKVTYLSSAAILVETDDTTLLCDPWLEDGAFYGSWCHYPPLEAEPEEFDDADGIYISHIHPDHFDPATLERMNTDIPVYVHDYRWDWLREEIEEIGFDVHELEHGERTHVGGDLHINILAADACDPEICGNYFGCSWVEGNPELGSTQVDSLAAIDDGEHTVVNMNDCPYPMVETSMRQVKDRYGDIDMLCHQYSAAQFYPQCMLDYSHEEKLEARDEVILEKHQLATEFVDLMEPDYYLPFAGEYVLAGDLADLNEYTANPPRIEAYEWFERHVPDEHQCVFLNSGEHIDLTDGSLSKPYEPLDQEEKQRYIEEELAEREFDYEDEPMPDREELYERLPAAYEKFEENRQSVGFETDTTVLVSMLDDEYVELTFDGEGYELVRSPDLDQYDGYVRFEVDPRLLNWLLQGTEKAHWSDAKIGSHLGIAKQPDIYERQLYNCLGSFHA from the coding sequence ATGAAGGTCACTTACCTCAGTTCGGCGGCCATCCTCGTCGAGACGGACGACACGACACTCCTCTGTGACCCGTGGCTGGAGGACGGGGCGTTCTACGGCTCGTGGTGTCACTACCCCCCGCTCGAGGCCGAGCCGGAGGAGTTCGACGACGCGGACGGGATATACATCTCTCACATCCACCCCGACCACTTCGACCCGGCGACGCTGGAGCGCATGAACACCGACATCCCGGTGTACGTCCACGACTACCGCTGGGACTGGCTCCGCGAGGAGATCGAGGAGATCGGCTTCGACGTCCACGAACTCGAACACGGCGAGCGGACCCACGTCGGGGGCGACCTCCACATCAACATCCTCGCGGCCGACGCCTGTGACCCCGAGATCTGCGGGAACTACTTCGGCTGCTCGTGGGTCGAGGGGAACCCCGAACTCGGCTCGACGCAGGTGGACTCGCTGGCGGCCATCGACGACGGCGAGCACACGGTCGTCAACATGAACGACTGCCCGTACCCGATGGTGGAGACGAGCATGCGGCAGGTCAAGGATCGCTACGGCGACATCGACATGCTCTGTCACCAGTACAGCGCCGCCCAGTTCTACCCGCAGTGCATGCTCGACTACAGCCACGAGGAGAAACTGGAGGCCCGCGACGAGGTCATCCTCGAGAAACACCAACTGGCCACGGAGTTCGTCGACCTGATGGAACCGGACTACTACCTCCCCTTCGCCGGGGAGTACGTCCTCGCGGGCGACCTTGCGGACCTGAACGAGTACACCGCGAACCCGCCCCGCATCGAGGCCTACGAGTGGTTCGAACGGCACGTCCCCGACGAGCACCAGTGTGTGTTCCTCAACTCCGGGGAGCACATCGACCTGACCGACGGGAGCCTCTCGAAACCGTACGAGCCGCTGGATCAGGAGGAGAAACAGCGCTACATCGAGGAGGAACTGGCCGAGCGCGAGTTCGACTACGAGGACGAGCCGATGCCCGACCGCGAGGAGCTGTACGAGCGGCTCCCGGCGGCCTACGAGAAGTTCGAGGAGAACCGTCAGTCGGTCGGCTTCGAGACGGACACGACGGTGCTCGTGAGCATGCTCGACGACGAGTACGTCGAACTCACCTTCGACGGCGAGGGGTACGAACTGGTGCGCTCGCCGGACCTGGACCAGTACGACGGCTACGTCCGGTTCGAGGTGGATCCGCGACTGCTGAACTGGCTGTTACAGGGGACCGAAAAGGCCCACTGGAGCGACGCGAAGATCGGTTCGCACCTCGGCATCGCCAAACAGCCGGACATCTACGAGCGCCAACTGTACAACTGTCTGGGCTCGTTCCATGCCTAA
- a CDS encoding right-handed parallel beta-helix repeat-containing protein produces the protein MVIIVASAVFGGTVAAVGPFATAGTTDGAAEPSTAPATFTAPADAQAAGQQLAQTTQRPRSIDFLRVRSIGDGEYAYRFRVRGYVQKTRVNDGIKSESNDVLRRNDDGTVTVTGTTGNGLSDAYVVVGEIVSFRKIRGHADGELTLNGLELTRDELLNTETVEVVSRDEGEEVRYEIRVRGPVERVETEEAVAGDDDDRIVRNDDGTRTIRGVTGDQTGDAFRVRGEVLSFERTGGDSRLTLRLNGLEVDPETLGAGPGEPPDDGDGDNGDDDDGDDGDVVTRIDDCTVIDEPGSYVLTGNVRNADEDACIEVTVDGVTIDGDGHGIDGVDSDGSVGIAIVAPEDERFESVTVTDVVVTDWGTGIDVDGGEATTLRDVTLRDVVSRSNVDTGIHLVDAAESRVDGARVRDNGLTGILLEDSGLGNVVTGSTVGDNGAYGIVVFDGGRGTEVRDNTVRRNGRGGIATSNGETGTEISGNVVTLNDGNGISLSDSDAPEVRGNRITGNDASGVSLADVREGSVAENRVAGNGVYGISLRFVRTTNVSENVVRGNSDSGISVERSRENTVTRNVVCENGEPQISVGAESSDNEIADNRLTC, from the coding sequence GTGGTCATCATCGTCGCGAGCGCCGTCTTCGGTGGGACCGTCGCTGCGGTCGGCCCGTTCGCCACGGCCGGCACCACCGACGGCGCAGCCGAACCGTCGACGGCTCCGGCGACGTTCACGGCGCCGGCCGATGCACAGGCCGCGGGACAGCAGCTTGCACAGACCACCCAACGACCCCGGAGTATCGACTTCCTCAGGGTCCGATCCATCGGCGATGGTGAGTACGCATACCGGTTTCGCGTGCGCGGGTACGTCCAGAAGACCCGCGTCAACGACGGGATCAAGTCGGAGTCGAACGACGTGCTCCGGCGGAACGACGACGGCACCGTGACGGTGACTGGGACGACCGGGAACGGGCTGAGCGACGCCTACGTGGTCGTCGGTGAGATCGTCTCCTTCCGGAAGATCCGTGGCCATGCCGACGGCGAACTCACGCTGAACGGGCTGGAACTCACCCGCGACGAACTCCTCAACACCGAGACCGTCGAGGTCGTCTCGCGCGACGAGGGCGAGGAGGTCCGCTACGAGATCCGGGTCCGCGGGCCCGTCGAACGCGTCGAAACCGAGGAGGCCGTCGCCGGCGACGACGACGACCGAATCGTCCGCAACGACGACGGCACGCGGACGATCCGCGGCGTCACGGGCGACCAGACCGGCGACGCGTTCCGGGTTCGCGGGGAGGTGCTCTCCTTCGAGCGGACCGGCGGGGACTCGCGGCTCACCCTCCGTTTGAACGGGCTCGAAGTCGACCCCGAGACGCTCGGCGCGGGGCCGGGCGAACCGCCGGACGATGGAGATGGCGACAACGGTGATGACGACGACGGGGACGATGGCGACGTGGTGACCCGGATCGACGACTGCACCGTCATCGATGAGCCCGGGTCGTACGTCCTCACGGGGAACGTCAGAAACGCCGACGAGGACGCCTGTATCGAGGTGACGGTCGACGGCGTCACGATCGACGGTGACGGCCACGGGATCGACGGCGTCGACAGCGACGGCTCGGTCGGTATCGCGATCGTCGCCCCTGAGGACGAACGCTTCGAGTCCGTGACCGTCACGGACGTGGTCGTGACCGACTGGGGAACCGGGATCGACGTCGATGGAGGCGAGGCGACGACCCTTCGGGACGTGACGCTGCGTGACGTGGTCAGTCGCTCGAACGTCGATACCGGGATCCACCTCGTCGACGCCGCCGAGAGCCGGGTCGACGGGGCAAGGGTCAGGGACAACGGCCTGACGGGTATCCTGTTGGAGGACTCAGGGCTCGGAAACGTCGTCACCGGGAGCACGGTGGGTGACAACGGCGCCTACGGGATCGTCGTCTTCGACGGCGGGCGCGGGACGGAGGTCCGAGACAACACCGTCCGCCGAAACGGCCGCGGCGGGATCGCCACCTCGAACGGGGAGACGGGAACCGAGATCAGCGGGAACGTCGTGACCCTCAACGACGGAAACGGGATCTCGCTCTCCGACAGCGACGCCCCGGAGGTCCGCGGGAACCGCATCACTGGGAACGACGCCAGCGGGGTCTCCCTCGCCGACGTGCGGGAAGGGTCGGTCGCCGAGAACCGGGTCGCCGGGAACGGCGTCTACGGGATCAGCCTGCGCTTCGTGCGGACGACGAACGTCAGCGAGAACGTCGTGCGGGGGAACAGCGACAGCGGCATCTCGGTCGAACGGTCGCGGGAGAACACCGTCACTAGGAACGTCGTCTGTGAGAACGGCGAGCCACAGATCAGCGTCGGCGCCGAGAGCAGCGACAACGAGATCGCCGACAACCGCCTCACCTGCTGA
- a CDS encoding SOUL family heme-binding protein, translating into MPKSRSTPGDDDGRLGTLKRAATVGAGLTVGALVAASVWGRRQRDDAETVPYTVVARLGEVELRRYPRVVTVETTADSENEAFGRLFRYIAGANEGSNDISMTTPVEIRPRGASIRMTTPVEVDLGSRLPERDDGDEDRRRDEGVRMAFYLPADYGPETAPVPTDDRVELVTVPERTLAVRQFSWRPTTARITRERDALLSTLADADVATVGEPFFMGYDAPWTLPFTRRNEVAVEVEN; encoded by the coding sequence ATGCCTAAATCGAGGTCGACGCCGGGGGACGACGACGGTCGCCTTGGGACGCTGAAGCGGGCCGCAACAGTCGGCGCCGGCCTCACTGTTGGCGCCCTCGTCGCCGCGAGCGTCTGGGGCCGCCGGCAGCGAGACGACGCCGAGACGGTCCCCTACACCGTCGTCGCCCGGCTCGGCGAGGTCGAACTCCGGCGGTACCCACGGGTGGTGACGGTCGAGACGACCGCCGACTCCGAGAACGAGGCGTTCGGGCGGCTGTTCCGGTACATCGCTGGTGCGAACGAGGGGAGCAACGACATCTCGATGACGACGCCCGTCGAGATCCGCCCCCGCGGTGCGTCGATCCGGATGACCACCCCCGTCGAGGTCGATCTCGGTTCTCGGCTCCCGGAACGCGACGACGGCGACGAGGACCGACGGCGGGACGAGGGCGTCCGGATGGCGTTCTACCTCCCCGCGGACTACGGCCCGGAGACAGCCCCAGTGCCGACTGACGACCGGGTGGAACTGGTCACGGTGCCCGAACGGACGCTCGCGGTTCGCCAGTTCTCGTGGCGGCCGACGACCGCACGGATCACGCGCGAACGCGACGCGCTGCTGTCGACGCTCGCCGACGCCGACGTGGCGACGGTCGGCGAGCCGTTCTTCATGGGCTACGACGCGCCGTGGACGCTGCCGTTCACCCGCCGCAACGAGGTCGCCGTCGAAGTCGAGAACTGA